A single Cyclopterus lumpus isolate fCycLum1 chromosome 15, fCycLum1.pri, whole genome shotgun sequence DNA region contains:
- the mzt1 gene encoding mitotic-spindle organizing protein 1, giving the protein MASAANANLNAVRETMDVLLEISRLLNTGLDMESLSICVRLCEQGINPEALSAVIKELRKASETLKAPENCTN; this is encoded by the exons ATGGCAAGTGCAGCAAATGCAAACCTCAACGCAGTCCGGGAGACCATGGAcg TGCTACTTGAGATCTCCAGGTTGCTGAACACAGGGTTGGACATGGAGTCTCTGTCGAtatgtgtgagactgtgtgagCAAGGCATCAACCCAGAAGCTTTGTCTGCAGTCATCAAAGAACTGCGTAAAGCTTCTGAAACACTCAAG gcTCCTGAAAACTGCACTAACTGA
- the bora gene encoding protein aurora borealis, which produces MGDRVELTLQITPETPGRPSIRNPFESPNDYHHLRETLVPSPSVFKSKPCKATPPKFNWSIDEMSSLLPVHIDPEDIQRQSFYLSQTRMDSDIEEKRQNAIEQFFTKGAIVPSPWAAPDTRRGPQMYMKSSKSSMIVEEPEKTSVACQTILSLPLAFDLEKVLGDYYSYHEACDAVQESLSSSSLRRKLFLDGQGVYSGSDSSSPPSPERSHITEDRLSLNRAEGAVGRVAGSEGDAISSNLSSPLSCGTPAPTLSTGQFSSSPIQHGCFRDCSLGSITSPLFPDRSSPAGFVSPTISPIVAHAERTPICSAERKQPSNFTPLGKNVTPCNESPFVEGCSPIRSCSPHLLHCHNESQHNARPKPRPRVRCWASPPLISPILNPNLQDNQEAEHQLPFSSPSSSSSSSSSLPPMELDSPSPLPRDAHHADTERVSLDPMEPVKMEEGKEAETEGRLEEEEEEGARLSSQLTSSRMGNVSATEGSRMFVSLLAEGSSIRYDSSMQVDSGYNTTSAGTASLIDGLSSDCHGKESFNSNLAEDAFQLTRHTKVKVFYPHH; this is translated from the exons ATGGGGGACCGGGTTGAGCTAACGTTGCAGATCACTCCAGAGACTCCAGGCAGGCCTTCAATAAGAAATCCatttgaaagtcccaatgactACCACCACCTCCGTGAGACCCTGGTGCCAAGCCCATCTGTCTTCAAGTCCAAGCCTTGTAAAGCG ACTCCACCTAAGTTTAACTGGTCTATTGATGAAATGTCCAGTCTTCTCCCAGTGCACATAGACCCAGAGGACATCCAGCGACAGTCTTTTTACCTGAGCCAGACAAG GATGGATTCTGACATTGAGGAAAAGCGACAGAATGCTATTGAGCAG ttttTCACCAAAGGAGCCATTGTGCCCTCGCCCTGGGCAGCACCGGACACCCGTAGAGGCCCTCAGATGTATATGAAAA GTTCTAAGTCTTCAATGATTGTAGAAGAGCCAGAAAAAACATCAG TTGCTTGTCAAACCATTCTTTCATTACCCTTGGCTTTTGATTTGGAGAAAGTACTGG GGGATTATTACTCCTACCATGAAGCATGTGATGCTGTGCAGGAGAGTCTCAGTTCCTCCTCCTTAAGACGGAAACTCTTCCTCGATGGTCAGGGTGTTTACAGCGGCTCTGACAGCTCCAGCCCACCAAGCCCAGAGAGAAGCCATATCACAGAGGATAGGCTCTCTCTAAACCGAGCAGAGGGAGCTGTAGGACGGGTCGCAGGTTCTGAGGGAGATGCGATATCGTCTAACCTTTCCTCCCCTTTGTCCTGTGGCACGCCGGCTCCGACTCTCTCTACG GGTCAGTTCTCGTCCAGTCCCATCCAGCATGGCTGCTTCCGCGACTGCAGCCTCGGCAGCATCACCAGTCCTCTGTTCCCCGATAGGTCGTCTCCTGCTGGCTTCGTCTCGCCCACCATTTCACCTATTGTTGCACATGCAGAACGCACACCCATATGCTCAG CTGAGAGGAAGCAGCCAAGCAATTTTACTCCACTGGGTAAAAATGTCACTCCTTGCAACGAGAGCCCATTTGTCGAGGGTTGCTCTCCCATTCGTAGCTGCTCCCCACACCTGCTCCATTGCCACAACGAGTCCCAGCACAATGCCCGACCCAAGCCCCGGCCCAGAGTCCGCTGCTgggcctcccctcccctcatctCCCCGATCCTTAACCCTAATCTTCAAGACAATCAGGAGGCTGAGCACCAACTCCCCTTCTCCTCgccatcttcttcctcctcttcctcatcttctctccCCCCAATGGAGTTAGATTCACCTTCACCCCTGCCCCGCGACGCACACCACGCTGACACTGAGAGAGTTAGCTTGGACCCTATGGAACCTGTGAAAATGGAGGAGGGCAAGGAGGCAGAGACAGAAGGGAggttggaggaagaagaggaggaaggtgccAGGCTTTCGTCACAGCTGACCAGCTCTCGTATGGGCAATGTTTCAGCAACAGAAGGCTCTCGTATGTTTGTATCTCTTCTGGCAGAGGGAAGCAGCATACGCTATGATTCTAGCATGCAG GTGGACAGCGGGTACAACACTACCTCAGCAGGCACTGCCAGTCTTATAGATGGCCTCAGCTCCGACTGTCACGGCAAAGAGTCCTTCAATTCAAACCTGGCAGAAGACGCCTTCCAACTCACTCGACACACTAAAGTAAAG GTATTTTATCCTCACCACTGA